The Malassezia restricta chromosome VI, complete sequence genome segment TGGCCAAGGTGGATGCGGAAGATGACTTGCGCGTGATGGTGGAATACGAGGTGCAAATGGCTCGGTACATGCTGCGTGACCGTTTGGAATGGGATCTATGCTCCACACTGACCCCGGAAACGTTTGCGCAGACGCTGGTGCGTGACTTGGGCCTGCCCCTGGAGGGAGGCATGCTCATttcgcatgcgctgcatgagcagctgctgcatcaCCGCCGTGCGGCCATGGAATTGGGGCTGTTTGGCACGGGCAAAATGTACAAGTGcacgatggacgagctgctgcagatTGAGGAGGCGGAAGCGGCGGGTCCCCCGCAGGAAGCGGACGAATGGAGTGAGGATGCCGTTGTGGCGATGTCAATGCGCGATGAtcaggcgccgccgcataCGCGGAGCCGGCGTatggcggcggcggccgtgcaaGCCTCGGCGCTGGCCTCGTCGGCGGGCACGGGCACGTTGCCTTTTCTGGTGCCTGACACTACCTTGCCGCTGCCAGTTCGGCGCAGGCAGGCGCTTGCTACGCTACATGATCTACTTGCGATGGGGCCGCGTCCGCTGGAgggtgcatggcgcgacTATGCGGACACGCTGGACTTTGGGCCCGTGCTCGAGTACCTGAGCGAGGCGGAGGTGGAGAAGATGGAGGAAGTGGATTTGCGGGCCACGCGACGCAaccgccgcgacgcgcagcgcctcggccgcgGACGACGATAGTGGAGGTACATAATCACGTGAATTGTAGTTCTCATGCTGCACGTGCGGGTTGGAAGGGCTTGTTGGAAGCGGTCGTCGCGGACAGAGCGTTTCTCTATCCATACTTGTTCAGCATGGCTGTCGGCAAGAACAAGAAGCTCTCGAAGGGTAAGGGCAATAGGAAGCGCGCTGTCGACCCCTTCACGCGTAAGGAGTGGTACGACATCAAGGCGCCTGTCTTCTTCGAGAACCGTAATGTCGGCAAGACGATTGTGAACCGCTCGCAGGGTCTGAGTATGTACCGCGTGGAAAGACTGACGCTTTGCAGAGAACTCGGCAGACGCTCTTCGTGGCCGTATCCTTGAGCAGTCGCTGGCTGACCTCAACAAGGATGACGAGCAGGCCTTCCGCAAGTTTAAGCTGCGTGTGGATGAGGTGCAGGGCCGCAACTGTCTGACCAACTTTTACGGTATGGACTTTACGCAGGACAAGGTCCGTTCGCTTGTGCGCAAGTGGCAGTCGCTGATTGAGGCGCACCAGGACATCAAGACGACGGATGGATACCTGCTCCGTGTGTTTGCCATTGGTttcacgcgccgccgtgccaaCCAGgtgaagaagacgacgtACGCCAAGTCGTCGCAGATCCGTGCCATCCGCAAGAAGATGTTTGAGgtgatgcagcgcgagtcgtcgtcgtgcgaCCTGCGCGAGTTTGTGGCCAAGCTCATTCCCGAGGTCATGGGCCGCGAGATTGAGAAGAGCACGCAGGGCATCTACCCGCTCAAGGACGTGTTTATCCGCAAGGTCAAGGTGCTCAAGCGCCCCAAGTTTGACACCAACAAGCTCTTTGAACTGCACGGCGGTGCGTCGGTGGTGGGTGCTGAGGACGTCGGCACCAAGATCAAGAGCGGTGAATTTAAGGAGCCTGTGCCCCAGGCCTCGGTCTAAAAAGAGTCCTTGACTCGATGTGGTATAGCAGCCACCCTCCATAGGCTGTGAGGCGGCGTTGCCTTGCACGTATAACATATTTGACGAACGCGTGGAGGCTTTTTCTCGTAGCTACTACGATGGCCCGCGGCGCCCAGAAGCGTGTGTCGCATGCGAATGCGCGGGCGGTCGCTACGCTGCAGTATGGCTTTGTTGTCGCGAATACGGCGTTTGTGTGCGGTACATGGCTGTGGCCGCCACGCGCGTGGTGGTGGACGTGGGTGATGTATGGCGTGACGGAGCTTGTGGCGGTGGGGCTGGCGTGGCAGCTGCTGGGCATAGCACGCGCCGGCGACGATCTGGCGCAGGCGGGCATGACAGCCTACATGTTTGACGTCGTGTACCTGACGTGGTTCGTGCATGTCGGCACGGCTCTGGTGTCGGCGCGCCTGTGGTGGACGTATGCGGTCATTCCAGCCTACCTCCTGTACCTGGCCTACAAGAACGTGCTGCCCTATGTGTGGCCCcaggcgcatgcggcggcggcgccacaGCGACGCGCTACCCGGAGGTAGATGGCTGCTGCGAGCCTGGTGCCTgcttcttcttgcgctgcatggcgagGCGATTCGCCAGCTGCAAGAGCTCGAGCTGCCCGGCCGTGAGCTTGACGGTGCCCTGTCCACCAGCCTGCTGCTTCTTGAGGAGGGCAATGAGGCCGGCGGCCTCGGGATGAGCGGCGAGGGCTGAGAGAGCCGAGAGGGGATCGCTCTTGTCCTTGGGTATATGAGCCTCGCGCGGCGTGTCGGGCACGGGAATGCGAGGGACTTTGGGGggctcgaggcgctggtCGTACGCGCTCGGCGACTTGgctggtggtggtggcggcggcgtcggggccttggccttgcGCATTTTGGCCTTGAGATGCGTCACGAGGTACGACTGGAGCACCTGGAGTGCCTGTTGGGCGCCCAGTCCTTCGATGTGCCGTAGCTGGTCCTGCGATAGGTGACCGAACACGCTCGGACTGAGGTAGAGCTTGCCCTGATGGTGGGCGATCGGCGGTGTTTCGaggagcgactcgagcgaGCCGGGGGCTTTgggcgctgccgtcgcatccgtcggcggcacaccGACCACGAGGGGAATGCGGGGCATGGAGGACGTGGATGGGGTGACGGGTGTcgcgggcgtcgcgggcgcggcaggcgctgcgggGGCCGCGGGGGCCGCTGGCTTGGTATCGGTGCGTGTGGGCGCAGAGGAGGGAGGGGTATCAGTCGCAGGCGGCTCGGCCTGCGGCGGctgtgccttggccagGTCGCTCGTGGCGAGCGTGTAAAAGATGCCCTTGCCTGGCTCGTCGCTGCGGCGAGGCACCTTGCAGAACTCGCGGCTCGTGCCGATGGTGTGACGGATCGAGCTCTGCCAGTCGCGGCCGGTCTTGCGTCCGTTTTGGCTGAACCATGGATACGTGTTTTGCAGCCATTCATACACTTCCTGTAGCGTGAGTTTGTGGCCCTTTTTCGCACAGGATTCGGACGACAGGGCATTGGTGATGAGCTGCACGTTCGATAAGTCGGGCTTTTGGAAGGGCAGCGGCGTATCAGGCGCTTCTTCCTTGATGCGCTTCGAcacgtcatcgtcctcTGACTCGTGCGGGCGCTTGGGCAGCTGCGCCCGCGGCTTGAGCACCAACTTGGGTGGCTTGGCGGGCGGACTCGCGTCGGAGAGGTCCGAcgagagcggcgcgccctcttcttcgtcctctacgccctcttcgtcctcctcttcttcttcgtccatCGAGGAAGGCGGAGGCGGGAGCACAAAGTAGAATACACGCTCGGCAATTTGGATCTTGATCCGTGGGCCGAGGGGCACGACGCCGTTCATACCGACCCACACATCGTCTACAAAGGCGCCATTGCGGCCGAGCACTTCGAGCATGAACTGGCCCTCCAATTTAGGCGCGTCGGcgggtggcggcgcgacggagccgcgcagcacctgcgccgAGTAAAagatgcgcgcatgcatccGAGAGATCGACTTGAGTGGGCCGAGAtccacgtcgacgtcgcgcggcacgctccacgacgtgccgacggGCGAAGGCGGTGGTCCCTGTGGTCTCCGGCCGATCGTGACGGGCAGCGTCTGGATATAGTACGAAAAGCCGGGGAACTCGAGCTTGGCGTACGCGCGGATCGGCCCGTCCTGCGGAGGCAggggcggcgtcggcgccgttGAGGTGGGAGCcgatgctggcgctggcgtggATCCCGCCTCTGTCCATGACGCGGAGCGTGACATgggcatggacgatgacgaggcatGCACACGTTGCTGCACCGACATGGCCTGgtggccgacgacgaggcgtccCTGGTGGGTCTGGGACGAGGGCCGCGTGTGTGTTGGGGAATTATGTCACTACGGACCTGTGCTGCTTTTTGCGCTTGTGGTACTTTCGCTGGCGAATCTTGTCGATGCGCGCTTGAAGCACGCTGACGCCGGCGCGCGGGTGCCATGACTGCTTGATGAGCcactcgaggcgctggctcaTGAGTCGGCGTGCGATCTCGCGGTTCTGCTGGCGGCTGCGTGTGTGCTGGCAGGTGACGCGTGTGTGGGTAGGTATATGCACAAGCTCGACGTTCGTAGACAGCTTGTTGATGGCCTGGCCGCCTGGTCCGGAGCCGCGAATGAAGCGCTCTTGCaagtcgcgctcgtcgaggaTGATCGGCCGTTTCTTCGAGCCGTCGGTAGCAAACGCGTAGTGGCCCGCCGAGAACCAGGCCGGGACGGTGCCCGCGGGCACAGCAGGTGCGGCTGTCTCGTCCCGGACACTCTccgtgcgcgtcggcgtggGCGTCtctggcgcatcgagtCGTAgggcgctgcgtgagtCGCGGGTACTTACAAGCCTGCCTCGTCTTCGAGCCATCGGATCGTATCGTCCAGCCCCTCGTCGAACGAGGCCCACTCATACCGATCCAGGCACTCGCCCGCTGCAtcttcgcgctcgtgctcgatgcgatGCACCTCGTACCACGGCACGCCATGCTCGGCGTGCCAGGCCAGCTCAGGCTGCGTCCacgccacacgcaccgGGAACTGCGCCTCGAACGTAAACTCCGGCAGCGCCGACGGAAAGAGGCTAGGATACCGCTGCGTagcgcgctgcatcgagaTCGGCGGATCGACGAGTTggagcgccgtgagcggGAACGACGAGGCGTAGGCCTCCGCtacgacgcacgccgcgccacgcgcgATCAGAGCAGGGGGGaacggcggcggcggaccGCCCTGTGGCGGCTTGGCCAGCGTCGCAGACATCTCGCGCTCCATCGCCGCGAGCACAGACGTGCCTGGCGGCACCTCCGGCGCCAGGTCCAGCAGCATCACAGAAAAGCCTCGGGTGGCGAGAGGCTCGAGCCACGGCTTGTACAGCTCACGAGCCGGGGGCGTGCCGGACCACGCTGGCGCAGCCACGAACAAGAGCGGCGTCGGTACTTCGCGCACGCAGTCGGCGGCCGCAGCGCGGTAcgcgagcgtcgagagGCGCCGAAGGCTCGGACGCCACGCGGCTCGCCTCATGGTTGTGGAGACGCAACATA includes the following:
- a CDS encoding small subunit ribosomal protein S3Ae, which codes for MAVGKNKKLSKGKGNRKRAVDPFTRKEWYDIKAPVFFENRNVGKTIVNRSQGLKNSADALRGRILEQSLADLNKDDEQAFRKFKLRVDEVQGRNCLTNFYGMDFTQDKVRSLVRKWQSLIEAHQDIKTTDGYLLRVFAIGFTRRRANQVKKTTYAKSSQIRAIRKKMFEVMQRESSSCDLREFVAKLIPEVMGREIEKSTQGIYPLKDVFIRKVKVLKRPKFDTNKLFELHGGASVVGAEDVGTKIKSGEFKEPVPQASV
- a CDS encoding transcription factor, with the translated sequence MSVQQRVHASSSSMPMSRSASWTEAGSTPAPASAPTSTAPTPPLPPQDGPIRAYAKLEFPGFSYYIQTLPVTIGRRPQGPPPSPVGTSWSVPRDVDVDLGPLKSISRMHARIFYSAQVLRGSVAPPPADAPKLEGQFMLEVLGRNGAFVDDVWVGMNGVVPLGPRIKIQIAERVFYFVLPPPPSSMDEEEEEDEEGVEDEEEGAPLSSDLSDASPPAKPPKLVLKPRAQLPKRPHESEDDDVSKRIKEEAPDTPLPFQKPDLSNVQLITNALSSESCAKKGHKLTLQEVYEWLQNTYPWFSQNGRKTGRDWQSSIRHTIGTSREFCKVPRRSDEPGKGIFYTLATSDLAKAQPPQAEPPATDTPPSSAPTRTDTKPAAPAAPAAPAAPATPATPVTPSTSSMPRIPLVVGVPPTDATAAPKAPGSLESLLETPPIAHHQGKLYLSPSVFGHLSQDQLRHIEGLGAQQALQVLQSYLVTHLKAKMRKAKAPTPPPPPPAKSPSAYDQRLEPPKVPRIPVPDTPREAHIPKDKSDPLSALSALAAHPEAAGLIALLKKQQAGGQGTVKLTAGQLELLQLANRLAMQRKKKQAPGSQQPSTSG
- a CDS encoding RF-1 domain protein, encoding MRRAAWRPSLRRLSTLAYRAAAADCVREVPTPLLFVAAPAWSGTPPARELYKPWLEPLATRGFSVMLLDLAPEVPPGTSVLAAMEREMSATLAKPPQGGPPPPFPPALIARGAACVVAEAYASSFPLTALQLVDPPISMQRATQRYPSLFPSALPEFTFEAQFPVRVAWTQPELAWHAEHGVPWYEVHRIEHEREDAAGECLDRYEWASFDEGLDDTIRWLEDEAGFALRLDAPETPTPTRTESVRDETAAPAVPAGTVPAWFSAGHYAFATDGSKKRPIILDERDLQERFIRGSGPGGQAINKLSTNVELVHIPTHTRVTCQHTRSRQQNREIARRLMSQRLEWLIKQSWHPRAGVSVLQARIDKIRQRKYHKRKKQHRSVVT